The following coding sequences lie in one Dunckerocampus dactyliophorus isolate RoL2022-P2 chromosome 4, RoL_Ddac_1.1, whole genome shotgun sequence genomic window:
- the vsig10 gene encoding V-set and immunoglobulin domain-containing protein 10 isoform X1 — protein MMMTTVKLLCLCLCATVLVWADEPSSETTITASPGDVVRLPCYGDGQVTPSLTTWWKEGRRLSLGETQTDAGDPPSSPTHAGPRLGLLEDGSLDFRWVREGDEGDYLCSAQLPGNVTWRARVLLLVASAPANVSISIVPTTLLSNGTLVTYRGSTVSFHCVASSYPSQHLTWTFRGAGAGNGSLASTAEAPWLDFRLKDIQADAQGVYSCTANNTVTHQAANKSAQLLVYYVPDRHPECTWVQSQDRTRVLFNCSWPGAYPPPTLRWAEDQGEQGAGRVFASEVTDSLTVALNRSLLSGGQTVRCTAQHLALARARERSCSFLLEPPYPEGEPLVSAQEGSNITLACTESTSTPPAATTWRRGLEHAEVVVGAKYFLSEDGPACRLTIANVSKDDEGVYFCRSENPLGVSELEVYLTVRASSSAYTGAIVGVFIAALIVGWAVVVAKVVYANRHRVCLGGAFGRPHDDDDDRGDVLSLVESDDEQIFQAPVPRLPPLTDTGHTTLVQIHHIPSCEQEDTGMTAPEEEETREELPDLVTF, from the exons atgatgatgacgacagTCAAACTTCTCTGCTTGTGTTTGTGCGCTACAG TCCTTGTTTGGGCCGACGAGCCTTCTTCTGAGACGACCATCACAGCCTCGCCCGGCGACGTCGTTCGACTTCCGTGTTACGGCGACGGTCAGGTGACGCCGTCGTTAACCACGTGGTGGAAAGAAGGACGGCGGTTGTCTCTCGGTGAGACCCAGACAGACGCCGGGGACCCCCCAAGTAGCCCCACTCATGCCGGACCTCGCCTGGGCCTACTGGAGGACGGCAGCCTGGACTTCCGGTGGGTGAGGGAAGGCGACGAAGGGGACTACCTGTGTAGCGCCCAACTTCCGGGCAACGTCACGTGGCGCGCACGCGTCCTGCTGCTGGTGGCGA GCGCTCCGGCAAACGTGTCCATTTCCATCGTCCCCACCACCCTCCTGTCCAACGGCACGCTGGTCACCTACCGCGGCTCCACAGTGTCCTTCCACTGCGTGGCCTCCTCGTACCCGTCCCAGCATCTCACCTGGACCTTCAGAGGGGCGGGTGCCGGCAACGGCTCGCTGGCGTCCACCGCAGAGGCGCCCTGGCTGGACTTTAGGCTGAAGGACATCCAGGCCGACGCTCAGGGGGTGTACAGCTGCACGGCGAACAACACCGTCACGCACCAGGCGGCCAACAAGAGCGCCCAGCTGCTGGTCTACT ACGTTCCAGACAGACACCCTGAGTGCACGTGGGTCCAGTCCCAGGACCGCACGCGGGTGCTCTTCAACTGCAGCTGGCCCGGGGCGTACCCGCCGCCCACGCTGCGCTGGGCCGAGGACCAGGGCGAGCAGGGGGCCGGGCGCGTCTTCGCCTCGGAGGTGACGGACAGCCTGACGGTGGCGCTGAACCGCTCGCTGCTGTCTGGCGGTCAGACAGTCAGGTGCACGGCGCAGCACCTGGCGCTCGCTCGTGCGCGGGAACGCTCGTGTTCCTTTTTGCTTG AGCCTCCGTACCCCGAAGGCGAGCCGCTGGTCTCGGCTCAGGAGGGGAGCAACATCACGCTCGCCTGCACCGAGTCCACGTCCACCCCGCCCGCCGCCACCACCTGGAGGCGGGGCCTGGAGCATGCGGAAGTGGTCGTCGGCGCCAAGTACTTCCTGTCCGAGGACGGCCCCGCTTGCCGGCTGACCATTGCCAACGTCAGCAAGGACGACGAGGGCGTCTACTTCTGCCGCAGCGAGAACCCGCTGGGCGTGAGCGAGCTGGAGGTCTACCTCACAGTGAGAG CGTCTTCCTCGGCGTACACGGGCGCCATCGTGGGCGTGTTCATCGCAGCGCTCATCGTGGGCTGGGCCGTGGTGGTGGCCAAGGTGGTTTACGCCAACCGGCACAGAGTCTGCCTGG GAGGAGCCTTTGG GCGCCCgcacgacgacgacgacgacagaGGCGACGTGCTGAGCCTGGTGGAGTCGGACGACGAGCAGATCTTCCAGGCGCCCGTCCCTCGACTGCCCCCGCTGACGGACACGGGTCACACCACCCTGGTCCAGATCCACCACATCCCGTCCT GTGAGCAGGAGGACACGGGGATGACGGccccagaagaagaagaaacaagagAGGAGCTTCCAGACCTCGTCACCTTTTAG
- the vsig10 gene encoding V-set and immunoglobulin domain-containing protein 10 isoform X2, with the protein MMMTTVKLLCLCLCATVLVWADEPSSETTITASPGDVVRLPCYGDGQVTPSLTTWWKEGRRLSLGETQTDAGDPPSSPTHAGPRLGLLEDGSLDFRWVREGDEGDYLCSAQLPGNVTWRARVLLLVANVPDRHPECTWVQSQDRTRVLFNCSWPGAYPPPTLRWAEDQGEQGAGRVFASEVTDSLTVALNRSLLSGGQTVRCTAQHLALARARERSCSFLLEPPYPEGEPLVSAQEGSNITLACTESTSTPPAATTWRRGLEHAEVVVGAKYFLSEDGPACRLTIANVSKDDEGVYFCRSENPLGVSELEVYLTVRASSSAYTGAIVGVFIAALIVGWAVVVAKVVYANRHRVCLGGAFGRPHDDDDDRGDVLSLVESDDEQIFQAPVPRLPPLTDTGHTTLVQIHHIPSCEQEDTGMTAPEEEETREELPDLVTF; encoded by the exons atgatgatgacgacagTCAAACTTCTCTGCTTGTGTTTGTGCGCTACAG TCCTTGTTTGGGCCGACGAGCCTTCTTCTGAGACGACCATCACAGCCTCGCCCGGCGACGTCGTTCGACTTCCGTGTTACGGCGACGGTCAGGTGACGCCGTCGTTAACCACGTGGTGGAAAGAAGGACGGCGGTTGTCTCTCGGTGAGACCCAGACAGACGCCGGGGACCCCCCAAGTAGCCCCACTCATGCCGGACCTCGCCTGGGCCTACTGGAGGACGGCAGCCTGGACTTCCGGTGGGTGAGGGAAGGCGACGAAGGGGACTACCTGTGTAGCGCCCAACTTCCGGGCAACGTCACGTGGCGCGCACGCGTCCTGCTGCTGGTGGCGA ACGTTCCAGACAGACACCCTGAGTGCACGTGGGTCCAGTCCCAGGACCGCACGCGGGTGCTCTTCAACTGCAGCTGGCCCGGGGCGTACCCGCCGCCCACGCTGCGCTGGGCCGAGGACCAGGGCGAGCAGGGGGCCGGGCGCGTCTTCGCCTCGGAGGTGACGGACAGCCTGACGGTGGCGCTGAACCGCTCGCTGCTGTCTGGCGGTCAGACAGTCAGGTGCACGGCGCAGCACCTGGCGCTCGCTCGTGCGCGGGAACGCTCGTGTTCCTTTTTGCTTG AGCCTCCGTACCCCGAAGGCGAGCCGCTGGTCTCGGCTCAGGAGGGGAGCAACATCACGCTCGCCTGCACCGAGTCCACGTCCACCCCGCCCGCCGCCACCACCTGGAGGCGGGGCCTGGAGCATGCGGAAGTGGTCGTCGGCGCCAAGTACTTCCTGTCCGAGGACGGCCCCGCTTGCCGGCTGACCATTGCCAACGTCAGCAAGGACGACGAGGGCGTCTACTTCTGCCGCAGCGAGAACCCGCTGGGCGTGAGCGAGCTGGAGGTCTACCTCACAGTGAGAG CGTCTTCCTCGGCGTACACGGGCGCCATCGTGGGCGTGTTCATCGCAGCGCTCATCGTGGGCTGGGCCGTGGTGGTGGCCAAGGTGGTTTACGCCAACCGGCACAGAGTCTGCCTGG GAGGAGCCTTTGG GCGCCCgcacgacgacgacgacgacagaGGCGACGTGCTGAGCCTGGTGGAGTCGGACGACGAGCAGATCTTCCAGGCGCCCGTCCCTCGACTGCCCCCGCTGACGGACACGGGTCACACCACCCTGGTCCAGATCCACCACATCCCGTCCT GTGAGCAGGAGGACACGGGGATGACGGccccagaagaagaagaaacaagagAGGAGCTTCCAGACCTCGTCACCTTTTAG